A single region of the Denticeps clupeoides chromosome 18, fDenClu1.1, whole genome shotgun sequence genome encodes:
- the csf1ra gene encoding macrophage colony-stimulating factor 1 receptor isoform X2 translates to MLHMVLILGVVALAAQGVRNPEILLNSELVTTSDVVLSVGSRLELTCRGDAPVTWRPRSVRLSKPVTSRNGHSKTLKVTQAEAVHTGTYTCVYNNANLTRLYSAVHVFVRDPANPFRVASTSLRVVKKEGDDCLLPCLLSEPAATGMSLRMSNMSAVPASMNFTADPRRGITVYNLQPGYSADYVCTAQLGKKVLTSKSFRLNIVQRLRAPPYVFLKQDEYVRIVGEELRIICTTSNPNFNYNVTWKHSSGYSLKAVEEVHARGSELHIESILTIPAVSLAHTGNVTCIGTNEAGVNSSTTYLQVVDKGYARLTSLLPPHGSLNVDVYEGSDLELRVLIEAYPPLRARGWNTQSAHNSSTQEQQFYSYNQHRGEATLILRRVNSQEQGLYTFSAQSEKANTSITFTVLMYQKPVAVVMRENRTTLTCSAYGYPAPKIFWYLCPGITNFCSENVTGMGSPTPLHGDTVAVRKEGFEAVEVESVLTIQPSEHSMTVECAATNLVGKDKAFISYVSGGAGSIAFLILLLLILLYKYKQKPRYEVRWKIIEATNGNNYTFIDPTQLPYNEKWEFPRDKLKLGKILGAGAFGKVVSATAYGLGKEDTVTRVAVKMLKASAHSDEKEALMSELKILSHIGQHKNIVNLLGACTYGGPVLVITEYCCHGDLLNFLRTKAETFLSFVMSMPGMTEEPCDYKNILGNKKFIRSDSGISSTCSQSYLEMRPAAQPGDSTLVSGTSCGDSGDDSWPLDIDDLLRFSYHVAQGLDFLAAKNCIHRDVAARNVLLTDGRIAKICDFGLARDIMNDSNYVVKGNARLPVKWMAPESIFDCVYTVQSDVWSYGILLWEIFSLGKSPYPSILVDTKFYKMIKGGYQMQRPDFAPPEMYDIMRMCWNLEPTERPTFSKIGHMIERLLGDEVDSDQSVSCEYQNVQQDAAEPSQPENADKCSEESCDQPRATENREEQQPLMKANNYQFC, encoded by the exons ATGCTCCACATGGTGCTCATCCTGGGCGTTGTGGCCCTCGCAGCACAAG GTGTGAGGAATCCGGAGATCCTCTTGAATTCTGAGCTGGTGACCACGTCTGATGTGGTTCTCAGTGTTGGAAGTCGCCTGGAGCTGACCTGTCGTGGTGATGCCCCAGTGACATGGAGACCCAGATCAGTAAGACTCAGCAAGCCTGTCACCAGCAGAAACGGACATAGCAAGACACTGAAGGTGACGCAAGCAGAGGCAGTGCACACTGGGACATACACGTGTGTTTACAACAATGCAAATCTCACCAGGCTTTACTCAGCCGTACATGTATTTGTTAGAG ATCCGGCCAATCCCTTCCGGGTGGCGAGCACCTCACTGAGAGTGGTGAAAAAGGAAGGCGATGACTGCCTGCTGCCATGCCTCCTCTCTGAACCTGCTGCCACAGGAATGTCACTTCGCATGAGCAATATGTCAGCGGTTCCAGCCAGCATGAACTTCACTGCTGACCCACGGAGAGGCATCACCGTCTATAACCTGCAGCCTGGCTATAGTGCTGATTACGTCTGCACCGCCCAGCTTGGAAAGAAAGTGCTGACCTCCAAATCCTTCAGACTGAATATTGTACAGA GGTTACGAGCCCCGCCATATGTTTTTCTGAAGCAAGATGAGTATGTGCGCATTGTTGGAGAGGAGCTTCGCATCATCTGCACAACAAGCAATCCCAACTTCAACTACAACGTGACCTGGAAGCACAGCTCTGGATAT TCCCTGAAGGCTGTGGAGGAGGTTCACGCCAGAGGTAGTGAGCTGCAcattgagagcatcctgactATTCCTGCAGTGTCCCTGGCACACACAGGCAATGTCACCTGCATTGGCACAAATGAGGCTGGAGTCAACAGCTCCACCACATACCTACAGGTTGTAG ATAAGGGGTATGCACGTCTTACCTCCCTACTGCCACCACATGGGTCTCTGAATGTGGATGTCTATGAAGGCAGTGACCTGGAGCTCCGAGTGCTGATTGAAGCATACCCTCCCCTCCGAGCCCGGGGCTGGAACACCCAGTCTGCTCACAACTCCTCCACGCAAGAGCAACAGTTCTACTCCTACAACCAGCACAG aGGTGAGGCAACACTGATCCTACGAAGGGTGAACTCGCAGGAGCAGGGCCTGTACACATTCTCCGCTCAGAGCGAAAAGGCCAACACTTCCATCACCTTTACCGTTCTCATGTACC AGAAGCCAGTTGCTGTGGTGATGAGGGAGAACAGGACCACACTCACATGTTCTGCTTATGGATACCCAGCTCCTAAAATCTTCTGGTACCTGTGCCCTGGAATCACAAACTT ctgtAGTGAGAATGTCACGGGTATGGGAAGCCCCACCCCTTTGCACGGGGACACGGTGGCGGTGCGGAAGGAGGGGTTTGAAGCCGTCGAGGTTGAGAGCGTCTTGACCATTCAGCCGTCTGAACACAGCATGACCGTGGAATGTGCAGCCACCAATCTCGTTGGGAAGG ACAAGGCCTTCATCAGCTATGTTTCTGGAGGAGCTGGATCTATAgccttcctcatcctcctcttacTGATTCTCCTCTATAAGTACAAGCAG AAGCCCAGATATGAGGTCCGCTGGAAAATCATTGAAGCCACAAATGGAAATAACTACACCTTCATTGACCCCACCCAGCTTCCATACAATGAGAAATGGGAATTTCCTCGAGACAAATTGAAGCTTG GAAAAATCCTTGGAGCAGGTGCTTTTGGAAAGGTGGTATCTGCTACAGCATATGGTTTGGGGAAGGAAGACACAGTGACCCGAGTGGCTGTAAAGATGCTGAAAG caaGCGCTCACTCAGATGAGAAAGAGGCTCTGATGTCAGAACTGAAGATCCTGAGTCACATTGGACAACACAAGAACATTGTCAACTTGTTGGGAGCCTGTACATACGGGg GACCTGTTCTGGTTATAACTGAgtactgttgccatggtgatctTTTGAACTTCCTGAGGACCAAAGCCGAGACTTTCTTGAGCTTTGTCATGTCCATGCCAGGCATGACTGAAGAGCCCTGTGACTACAAGAACATCTTGGGGAACAAGAAGTTCATCAGAAG TGACAGTGGGATCTCCAGCACCTGCTCTCAAAGCTACCTGGAAATGAGACCTGCGGCCCAGCCTGGTGACTCAACTCTGG TTTCTGGCACCTCCTGTGGGGACTCAGGTGATGACTCTTGGCCGCTGGACATAGACGATCTCCTGAGGTTCTCATACCACGTAGCTCAAGGCCTTGACTTCCTGGCTGCAAAGAAT TGTATCCACAGAGATGTAGCAGCCCGGAATGTTCTACTCACAGACGGTCGCATTGCAAAGATCTGTGACTTTGGGCTGGCGCGTGACATCATGAACGACTCCAATTATGTGGTGAAAGGAAAT gctCGGTTACCAGTGAAATGGATGGCCCCAGAAAGCATATTTGACTGTGTGTACACGGTCCAAAGTGACGTGTGGTCATATGGGATCCTTCTGTGGGAGATCTTTTCTCTGG gAAAAAGTCCGTATCCCAGCATTCTGGTCGACACCAAATTCTACAAGATGATTAAAGGTGGATATCAGATGCAGCGTCCAGACTTCGCCCCTCCAGAAAT GTACGACATCATGAGAATGTGCTGGAACCTGGAGCCCACAGAGAGACCGACCTTCAGCAAGATCGGCCACATGATCGAGAGGCTGCTGGGAGATGAAGTGGATTCCGACCAATCG GTATCCTGTGAGTATCAGAACGTTCAGCAGGACGCGGCGGAGCCCAGCCAGCCGGAGAACGCGGACAAGTGCAGCGAGGAGTCATGTGATCAGCCACGCGCcacagagaacagagaggagCAGCAGCCACTGATGAAGGCCAATAACTACCAATTCTGCTGA
- the csf1ra gene encoding macrophage colony-stimulating factor 1 receptor isoform X1 produces MLHMVLILGVVALAAQGVRNPEILLNSELVTTSDVVLSVGSRLELTCRGDAPVTWRPRSVRLSKPVTSRNGHSKTLKVTQAEAVHTGTYTCVYNNANLTRLYSAVHVFVRDPANPFRVASTSLRVVKKEGDDCLLPCLLSEPAATGMSLRMSNMSAVPASMNFTADPRRGITVYNLQPGYSADYVCTAQLGKKVLTSKSFRLNIVQRLRAPPYVFLKQDEYVRIVGEELRIICTTSNPNFNYNVTWKHSSGYSLKAVEEVHARGSELHIESILTIPAVSLAHTGNVTCIGTNEAGVNSSTTYLQVVDKGYARLTSLLPPHGSLNVDVYEGSDLELRVLIEAYPPLRARGWNTQSAHNSSTQEQQFYSYNQHRGEATLILRRVNSQEQGLYTFSAQSEKANTSITFTVLMYQKPVAVVMRENRTTLTCSAYGYPAPKIFWYLCPGITNFCSENVTGMGSPTPLHGDTVAVRKEGFEAVEVESVLTIQPSEHSMTVECAATNLVGKGADIFTIEVCDKAFISYVSGGAGSIAFLILLLLILLYKYKQKPRYEVRWKIIEATNGNNYTFIDPTQLPYNEKWEFPRDKLKLGKILGAGAFGKVVSATAYGLGKEDTVTRVAVKMLKASAHSDEKEALMSELKILSHIGQHKNIVNLLGACTYGGPVLVITEYCCHGDLLNFLRTKAETFLSFVMSMPGMTEEPCDYKNILGNKKFIRSDSGISSTCSQSYLEMRPAAQPGDSTLVSGTSCGDSGDDSWPLDIDDLLRFSYHVAQGLDFLAAKNCIHRDVAARNVLLTDGRIAKICDFGLARDIMNDSNYVVKGNARLPVKWMAPESIFDCVYTVQSDVWSYGILLWEIFSLGKSPYPSILVDTKFYKMIKGGYQMQRPDFAPPEMYDIMRMCWNLEPTERPTFSKIGHMIERLLGDEVDSDQSVSCEYQNVQQDAAEPSQPENADKCSEESCDQPRATENREEQQPLMKANNYQFC; encoded by the exons ATGCTCCACATGGTGCTCATCCTGGGCGTTGTGGCCCTCGCAGCACAAG GTGTGAGGAATCCGGAGATCCTCTTGAATTCTGAGCTGGTGACCACGTCTGATGTGGTTCTCAGTGTTGGAAGTCGCCTGGAGCTGACCTGTCGTGGTGATGCCCCAGTGACATGGAGACCCAGATCAGTAAGACTCAGCAAGCCTGTCACCAGCAGAAACGGACATAGCAAGACACTGAAGGTGACGCAAGCAGAGGCAGTGCACACTGGGACATACACGTGTGTTTACAACAATGCAAATCTCACCAGGCTTTACTCAGCCGTACATGTATTTGTTAGAG ATCCGGCCAATCCCTTCCGGGTGGCGAGCACCTCACTGAGAGTGGTGAAAAAGGAAGGCGATGACTGCCTGCTGCCATGCCTCCTCTCTGAACCTGCTGCCACAGGAATGTCACTTCGCATGAGCAATATGTCAGCGGTTCCAGCCAGCATGAACTTCACTGCTGACCCACGGAGAGGCATCACCGTCTATAACCTGCAGCCTGGCTATAGTGCTGATTACGTCTGCACCGCCCAGCTTGGAAAGAAAGTGCTGACCTCCAAATCCTTCAGACTGAATATTGTACAGA GGTTACGAGCCCCGCCATATGTTTTTCTGAAGCAAGATGAGTATGTGCGCATTGTTGGAGAGGAGCTTCGCATCATCTGCACAACAAGCAATCCCAACTTCAACTACAACGTGACCTGGAAGCACAGCTCTGGATAT TCCCTGAAGGCTGTGGAGGAGGTTCACGCCAGAGGTAGTGAGCTGCAcattgagagcatcctgactATTCCTGCAGTGTCCCTGGCACACACAGGCAATGTCACCTGCATTGGCACAAATGAGGCTGGAGTCAACAGCTCCACCACATACCTACAGGTTGTAG ATAAGGGGTATGCACGTCTTACCTCCCTACTGCCACCACATGGGTCTCTGAATGTGGATGTCTATGAAGGCAGTGACCTGGAGCTCCGAGTGCTGATTGAAGCATACCCTCCCCTCCGAGCCCGGGGCTGGAACACCCAGTCTGCTCACAACTCCTCCACGCAAGAGCAACAGTTCTACTCCTACAACCAGCACAG aGGTGAGGCAACACTGATCCTACGAAGGGTGAACTCGCAGGAGCAGGGCCTGTACACATTCTCCGCTCAGAGCGAAAAGGCCAACACTTCCATCACCTTTACCGTTCTCATGTACC AGAAGCCAGTTGCTGTGGTGATGAGGGAGAACAGGACCACACTCACATGTTCTGCTTATGGATACCCAGCTCCTAAAATCTTCTGGTACCTGTGCCCTGGAATCACAAACTT ctgtAGTGAGAATGTCACGGGTATGGGAAGCCCCACCCCTTTGCACGGGGACACGGTGGCGGTGCGGAAGGAGGGGTTTGAAGCCGTCGAGGTTGAGAGCGTCTTGACCATTCAGCCGTCTGAACACAGCATGACCGTGGAATGTGCAGCCACCAATCTCGTTGGGAAGGGTGCGGACATCTTCACCATTGAAGTTTGCG ACAAGGCCTTCATCAGCTATGTTTCTGGAGGAGCTGGATCTATAgccttcctcatcctcctcttacTGATTCTCCTCTATAAGTACAAGCAG AAGCCCAGATATGAGGTCCGCTGGAAAATCATTGAAGCCACAAATGGAAATAACTACACCTTCATTGACCCCACCCAGCTTCCATACAATGAGAAATGGGAATTTCCTCGAGACAAATTGAAGCTTG GAAAAATCCTTGGAGCAGGTGCTTTTGGAAAGGTGGTATCTGCTACAGCATATGGTTTGGGGAAGGAAGACACAGTGACCCGAGTGGCTGTAAAGATGCTGAAAG caaGCGCTCACTCAGATGAGAAAGAGGCTCTGATGTCAGAACTGAAGATCCTGAGTCACATTGGACAACACAAGAACATTGTCAACTTGTTGGGAGCCTGTACATACGGGg GACCTGTTCTGGTTATAACTGAgtactgttgccatggtgatctTTTGAACTTCCTGAGGACCAAAGCCGAGACTTTCTTGAGCTTTGTCATGTCCATGCCAGGCATGACTGAAGAGCCCTGTGACTACAAGAACATCTTGGGGAACAAGAAGTTCATCAGAAG TGACAGTGGGATCTCCAGCACCTGCTCTCAAAGCTACCTGGAAATGAGACCTGCGGCCCAGCCTGGTGACTCAACTCTGG TTTCTGGCACCTCCTGTGGGGACTCAGGTGATGACTCTTGGCCGCTGGACATAGACGATCTCCTGAGGTTCTCATACCACGTAGCTCAAGGCCTTGACTTCCTGGCTGCAAAGAAT TGTATCCACAGAGATGTAGCAGCCCGGAATGTTCTACTCACAGACGGTCGCATTGCAAAGATCTGTGACTTTGGGCTGGCGCGTGACATCATGAACGACTCCAATTATGTGGTGAAAGGAAAT gctCGGTTACCAGTGAAATGGATGGCCCCAGAAAGCATATTTGACTGTGTGTACACGGTCCAAAGTGACGTGTGGTCATATGGGATCCTTCTGTGGGAGATCTTTTCTCTGG gAAAAAGTCCGTATCCCAGCATTCTGGTCGACACCAAATTCTACAAGATGATTAAAGGTGGATATCAGATGCAGCGTCCAGACTTCGCCCCTCCAGAAAT GTACGACATCATGAGAATGTGCTGGAACCTGGAGCCCACAGAGAGACCGACCTTCAGCAAGATCGGCCACATGATCGAGAGGCTGCTGGGAGATGAAGTGGATTCCGACCAATCG GTATCCTGTGAGTATCAGAACGTTCAGCAGGACGCGGCGGAGCCCAGCCAGCCGGAGAACGCGGACAAGTGCAGCGAGGAGTCATGTGATCAGCCACGCGCcacagagaacagagaggagCAGCAGCCACTGATGAAGGCCAATAACTACCAATTCTGCTGA